A part of Raphanus sativus cultivar WK10039 unplaced genomic scaffold, ASM80110v3 Scaffold0139, whole genome shotgun sequence genomic DNA contains:
- the LOC130501259 gene encoding growth-regulating factor 2-like — MDIGTHVPGSVTSNVNGSPDLKEDRSGLPRSSKLSRTTTTAMAEEDKSLSSPYSKSLGFPLARSASDSLRQEHMLSFSDKPEAQDFSKYVCLDNKNSLSPFLHQFPPPQYRSYSGGGYGCGGMMMGMQGKGPFTLSQWAELEQQALIFKYITANVPVPSSLLISIQKSFYTYGSLPPTSFGWGAFHLGFAGGNMDPEPGRCRRTDGKKWRCSRDAVPDQKYCERHINRGRHRSRKLVEVQSNQTASAAAASKAVTTQQHSVVAGGINNRVQSQVYPSTVNLQPKESPKQRNNNSSYEFGHISSDSLLNPNSAKSLLGSTYLDFSSSQDKQHGNHSHSTWPEELKSDWTQLSMSIPVASSSPSSTHITGEDKTTLSPLRLSRESDLSEQETLKKVNTWIPISWGNSLGGPLGEVLNSTTNSPTLGSSPTGVLQKSTFCPLSNSNGSPIAESNNRNTGGDYFRYTT; from the exons ATGGACATTGGGACTCATGTTCCCGGGTCGGTTACTAGTAACGTAAACGGGTCACCAGATCTGAAAGAAGACAGATCCGGTTTGCCACGAAGTTCCAAGCTatcaagaacaacaacaacagcaatgGCTGAAGAAGACAAGAGCTTGTCTTCCCCTTACAGCAAGTCGTTGGGGTTCCCACTTGCGAGATCTGCTTCTGACTCTCTCCGACAAGAACATATGCTTAGCTTCTCAGACAAACCAGAAGCTCAAGACTTCAGTAAATATGTCTGTTTGGATAacaagaactctctctcaccgTTTCTCCACCAGTTCCCACCTCCTCAATATAGAAGCTACTCAGGAG GAGGATATGGTTGTGGTGGGATGATGATGGGCATGCAAGGGAAAGGACCTTTTACATTGTCTCAATGGGCTGAGCTAGAACAACAGGCGTTGATCTTTAAGTATATCACAGCCAATGTCCCTGTTCCTTCTAGTTTGCTCATCTCTATCCAAAAGTCCTTTTACACTTATGGATCTTTGCCTCCTACCTCTT TTGGATGGGGAGCTTTCCATCTAGGTTTCGCAGGGGGTAACATGGATCCTGAGCCAGGGAGATGCCGTAGAACAGATGGGAAGAAATGGAGGTGCTCACGAGATGCTGTTCCTGATCAGAAATACTGTGAAAGACACATCAACAGAGGCCGTCACCGTTCAAGAAAGCTTGTGGAAGTCCAATCTAACCAGACCGCGTCCGCTGCAGCTGCGTCCAAAGCGGTTACAACGCAGCAACATTCCGTGGTTGCTGGTGGTATTAACAATAG AGTCCAGAGTCAGGTATATCCATCCACGGTTAACTTGCAACCCAAGGAATCTCCTAAACAGAGAAACAACAACAGCTCTTATGAGTTTGGACACATTTCCTCTGATTCACTGCTCAACCCTAACTCGGCAAAGAGCTTACTTGGATCAACGTACTTGGATTTTAGCAGCAGCCAGGATAAGCAACATGGCAATCACAGCCACAGCACTTGGCCTGAAGAGCTGAAGTCAGACTGGACGCAGCTCTCAATGTCAATTCCGGTAGCATCATCGTCTCCTTCCTCCACACACATCACCGGCGAAGACAAAACCACTCTGTCACCTCTCAGGCTATCTCGCGAGTCCGACCTTTCCGAGCAGGAAACACTCAAAAAGGTGAATACATGGATACCAATCTCATGGGGAAACTCCTTAGGAGGTCCTCTAGGGGAAGTACTCAACAGCACAACGAATAGCCCCACGTTGGGTTCTTCTCCAACAGGGGTTTTGCAAAAGTCTACGTTTTGTCCACTCTCTAACAGTAACGGCAGCCCCATTGCAGAGAGCAACAACAGAAACACCGGTGGTGACTACTTCCGTTACACTACCTGA
- the LOC108849904 gene encoding putative phytosulfokines 4 gives MDNLSTLLMVALVLCTATLTCTARPEPADFPSFTISPADILSLEMMDSKLYEAAGGSCEKDDDEDCLTRRTLTAHLDYIYTQNNP, from the exons ATGGATAATCTCTCTACTTTGCTCATGGTGGCTCTTGTCCTTTGCACCGCCACGCTAACGTGCACCGCCCGCCCCGAACCGGCCGATTTCCCCTCCTTCACTATCTCTCCAGCCGACATACTTAGTCTG GAAATGATGGATTCAAAATTATATGAAGCGGCGGGAGGGAGCTGCGAGAAAGACGATGACGAAGATTGCTTGACGAGAAGAACATTGACGGCTCATCTCGATTATATCTATACACAGAATAACCCTTAG
- the LOC130501261 gene encoding VQ motif-containing protein 29-like, giving the protein MSRSYLSAQETNTLTTRNYLMSLHSTRKQPSKPLKRPVSSPLKSMQPQVYRVDTVNFKELVQRLTGAPAHDDVLKPFKSLDNSANESSSSLAFDLSSSSWGDLSLQTPANLSRW; this is encoded by the coding sequence ATGTCTCGGAGTTACCTTAGTGCCCAAGAAACCAATACACTGACAACAAGAAATTACCTAATGTCACTCCATTCGACCAGAAAGCAACCTTCAAAGCCATTGAAGAGGCCTGTATCATCGCCTTTGAAGTCAATGCAGCCCCAGGTTTACCGAGTCGACACAGTGAACTTCAAGGAGTTGGTTCAGAGGCTAACTGGTGCACCTGCGCACGATGATGTGCTTAAGCCGTTCAAGAGTTTAGATAATTCAGCGAATGAGAGTTCTTCATCATTAGCATTTgatttatcatcatcatcatgggGAGATTTATCACTTCAAACTCCTGCAAATCTCTCCAGATGGTAG
- the LOC108853044 gene encoding uncharacterized protein LOC108853044: MSTKKETRLRKYIKVPVKILVKARDLYIQSMNQLSSHDLGGTMSFGIPVCSVSSLPRSLSASHSQNSARAIEDRVAQLVRSASARSTTVDTCHGPPMKLRKAKSVRSCDDHHRFERIDETSPLINFGSNHKMTQRSKSYSVAKYTYALQ, translated from the coding sequence ATGAGCACGAAAAAGGAGACCAGGCTACGGAAGTACATAAAGGTTCCCGTAAAGATTTTGGTCAAAGCTAGAGACTTGTACATACAAAGCATGAATCAGTTATCTTCCCATGACCTTGGCGGCACCATGTCTTTTGGAATACCAGTCTGCTCCGTAAGCTCTCTCCCACGAAGTCTAAGCGCAAGCCACTCCCAAAATTCCGCGAGGGCCATAGAGGATCGTGTAGCTCAGCTTGTAAGATCCGCATCAGCTAGGAGTACGACCGTTGATACGTGCCATGGACCGCCCATGAAATTGAGGAAGGCAAAGAGTGTGAGAAGTTGCGATGATCATCACAGGTTTGAGAGAATTGATGAGACAAGTCCTTTGATTAATTTTGGGAGTAATCACAAGATGACTCAAAGGAGTAAGAGTTACAGTGTTGCTAAGTATACTTACGCGCTCCAGTAA
- the LOC108838268 gene encoding glycosyltransferase 6 — protein MGKHVGAKTRTSVCISDGAVFFAGAFMSLTLVWSYFSIFSPSSNFTLFRRDNEPIKCSGFDMQSDPEDPGFYDDPDLSYSIERPITGWDEKRKQWLESHPSFKPGSENRIVMVTGSQPAPCKNPIGDHLLLRCFKNKVDYCRIHGHDIFYGNSLLHPKMNSYWAKLPAVKAAMLAHPEAEWIWWVDSDAIFTDMEFTPPLHRYRYHNLVVHGWPSIIYDKQSWTAVNAGVFLIRNCQWSMELIDTWKSMGPVSPDYAKWGPIQRSIFKDKLFPESDDQTALIYLLYKHKEVYYPKIYLEAEYYFQGYWIGVVGGFFANVTERYLEMEREEATLRRRHAEKVSERYGAFREERFLKGEFGGRGSRRRAFVTHFTGCQPCSGDHNPSYDGDTCWNEMIRALNFADNQVMRAYGYVHTDLSKTSPLQPLPFDYPDETW, from the coding sequence atgGGAAAGCACGTCGGTGCAAAGACCAGAACCTCTGTCTGTATCTCAGATGGAGCTGTCTTCTTTGCCGGAGCTTTCATGTCTCTAACTCTCGTTTGGTCTTACTTCTCAATCTTTTCACCTTCCTCCAATTTCACCTTATTTCGACGAGACAACGAACCGATTAAATGCTCCGGTTTCGACATGCAATCCGACCCGGAAGATCCCGGTTTTTACGACGATCCGGACCTAAGCTACTCCATCGAGAGACCAATCACGGGATGGGACGAGAAACGGAAGCAATGGCTCGAATCTCACCCCTCGTTCAAACCCGGTTCGGAAAACCGGATCGTGATGGTAACCGGTTCTCAACCGGCTCCGTGTAAAAACCCGATCGGAGACCACCTACTGCTCCGTTGCTTCAAGAACAAAGTCGACTACTGCCGAATCCACGGCCACGACATCTTCTACGGCAACTCTCTGCTTCACCCCAAGATGAATTCGTATTGGGCGAAGCTCCCGGCGGTTAAGGCGGCGATGCTCGCTCACCCCGAGGCCGAGTGGATTTGGTGGGTCGACTCCGACGCTATTTTCACCGATATGGAGTTCACGCCGCCGTTGCACCGTTACCGTTATCACAATCTCGTCGTTCACGGTTGGCCGAGTATTATTTACGATAAACAGAGTTGGACGGCCGTTAACGCCGGCGTTTTCCTTATTAGAAACTGCCAATGGTCGATGGAGTTAATTGACACGTGGAAGAGTATGGGCCCGGTGAGTCCGGACTACGCTAAGTGGGGTCCGATCCAACGGTCTATATTTAAAGATAAGCTGTTTCCCGAGTCGGATGATCAGACGGCTCTGATTTATTTGCTGTATAAACACAAAGAGGTGTATTACCCTAAGATATACCTCGAAGCAGAGTATTATTTCCAAGGGTATTGGATCGGTGTCGTCGGGGGTTTCTTCGCTAACGTGACGGAGCGGTATCTCGAGATGGAGCGAGAAGAGGCCACGTTGCGGAGACGGCACGCGGAGAAGGTGAGCGAGCGATACGGTGCGTTTAGAGAGGAGAGGTTTTTGAAAGGCGAGTTTGGAGGGAGAGGGAGTCGCCGGAGAGCGTTCGTGACGCATTTCACGGGCTGTCAGCCTTGTAGTGGGGACCATAATCCGAGTTACGATGGTGACACGTGTTGGAATGAGATGATCAGAGCCCTTAATTTCGCTGATAATCAGGTGATGCGCGCGTACGGGTACGTTCATACTGATCTCAGTAAGACTTCTCCTCTCCAACCTCTGCCGTTCGATTATCCTGATGAGACGTGGTGA